The window TGTTCGCGAAACGATTTTAACATCAACGTTTGCTTGTAACATCATCGTGGCGGCTGTATGACGTAGGTCGTGAATACGCAACAACGGCAGGTCGTCAGGAATTTTTTCATCGTTCTGTGTGTCCGCGGCGTCTATGCCTTCGGCTTTTCTGCGTTTCTCTGCCAATTCGGCATTATATTTTTTCAAAATCTTGTGAAATTTCTTATATACGAAGTCAGGATCGAAAGGCGTTCCATCCTCCCATGAACACACAAAATCTAAATCTTTATAGGCATCTCCCATCTGAATCTTGTTTAATTCCTGTTCCTGCTTTATCTCTATCATTTCGCACACTACAAAATCCGGCAGCATGATGGAATTTTCACTTTCGTCTGTTTTTGTGGGACCGAGCGCCAGAACCGTAGAGGCGGACTCGTTTTTAACACTGTCCCACAGAGGTATATGCTCGGAGCCTGGCGGCATTGCGCGGGCATATCTCATAGGTAGGCGGTCGAGACTGTGGCGGATATATGCCCGCTTTCCTTCTATATCAACATCCTGCCAGCGCAGCCCGCATATTTCCCCTCGCCGAAGTCCGCACAATGCGCCAAGAAGAATACAAATATATATTTCAGCGCCTTGCATCAGGTCGAGTATCCTTTGCGCCTGTTCCAGAGTGTAGGCACCGCTTTTAGGTTTGTTTTTTCTCGGAGATGGCACCGCTTTGCAGGGATTCCGAGTAATCAGCTTATATTCCGTTACTGCATCCTCCAAGGCGGCGTTTAATACTGCATAGTGATTATGTGCCGTTGTTGGTTTTACCCTCAGCTTGACGGAGTCGAAATACTTACGGATATTGATTGGTGTCAGGCGGTTCAGCGAAATATCGCCAAGCAAATCGGTGATTGATAGAATCGCGTAGCGATAATTTTCATAAGTAGATGGGCGCCTGTTAGGACGAACAATACCGTCAAGCCACTGATTCAAATATTCGCGCACAGTGATTTTTTTCGGTATGGAAACGTCGCCGCGCTCCAAGTCCGTACGAAACTGTCGCTCAAGACGTTCAGCCTCTTTTTGCGACGAGCCGGCCTTGATCCACTTCTTGCGCGCGACGTTGAACTCGTCGCGGTAGTAGATTACGGCGTAATATTCGTTGCCTTTTTTTGTGATCATCAAGGTATCCCCTCTCTGTCAACATTCCCATCCATAGCCGTAGCCTCAGGGGCATAGTCCTTACTTGTCGTTT of the Synergistes jonesii genome contains:
- a CDS encoding tyrosine-type recombinase/integrase, whose product is MITKKGNEYYAVIYYRDEFNVARKKWIKAGSSQKEAERLERQFRTDLERGDVSIPKKITVREYLNQWLDGIVRPNRRPSTYENYRYAILSITDLLGDISLNRLTPINIRKYFDSVKLRVKPTTAHNHYAVLNAALEDAVTEYKLITRNPCKAVPSPRKNKPKSGAYTLEQAQRILDLMQGAEIYICILLGALCGLRRGEICGLRWQDVDIEGKRAYIRHSLDRLPMRYARAMPPGSEHIPLWDSVKNESASTVLALGPTKTDESENSIMLPDFVVCEMIEIKQEQELNKIQMGDAYKDLDFVCSWEDGTPFDPDFVYKKFHKILKKYNAELAEKRRKAEGIDAADTQNDEKIPDDLPLLRIHDLRHTAATMMLQANVDVKIVSRTLRHSRSSFTRDVYQHVLEDMQERPATVMDTLFQHPRHATKG